A single region of the Chryseobacterium sp. 6424 genome encodes:
- a CDS encoding energy transducer TonB, whose protein sequence is MADNNTYNSNLGLDDIVFENRNKAYGAYDLRTSYRPMLTKAFIFGTILFLVAAITPFVVMKIKAMNQKETTEVNANLIDILPEEEAIIEEPEEELPPPPPPPKEEVQQEVIQNVVPEPVKAPKVETPPPPITKQLETTTGLVAQEGVKTPSYTPPPPPPGPSKSTTVEVKPQVSETQVYTEVEQLAEFPGGINSFRSKVQNSFDTSVMEGDEGTVRTEITFVVERDGSITDVKANGPNKDFNAEAIRTVKSVRNKWAPAKINGQSVRYRYRLPLTMQFE, encoded by the coding sequence ATGGCAGATAATAACACATACAACAGTAATCTAGGTTTAGATGATATTGTATTTGAAAACCGAAATAAAGCCTACGGAGCCTACGACCTGCGTACCAGTTACCGGCCTATGCTTACCAAAGCTTTTATATTTGGAACCATTCTGTTTCTGGTGGCCGCCATCACACCTTTTGTTGTCATGAAGATCAAGGCGATGAACCAAAAGGAAACTACCGAAGTAAATGCCAATTTAATTGACATCCTTCCGGAAGAAGAGGCGATCATTGAAGAACCAGAAGAAGAACTTCCACCGCCGCCACCACCGCCAAAAGAGGAGGTACAGCAAGAAGTGATTCAGAACGTAGTACCAGAGCCGGTAAAAGCGCCGAAAGTGGAAACTCCACCGCCGCCAATTACCAAACAGCTTGAGACTACTACCGGTCTGGTAGCGCAGGAAGGTGTGAAGACCCCGTCTTACACCCCACCGCCACCACCACCAGGGCCAAGTAAATCTACTACTGTTGAAGTGAAGCCTCAGGTTTCTGAGACTCAGGTTTATACGGAGGTAGAGCAGTTGGCTGAGTTCCCAGGAGGTATCAACTCCTTTAGAAGTAAAGTACAGAACAGTTTCGATACTTCAGTGATGGAAGGTGATGAAGGAACTGTAAGAACTGAAATTACTTTCGTAGTAGAACGTGACGGCAGCATCACTGATGTGAAAGCCAATGGCCCTAATAAAGATTTCAACGCTGAGGCGATCCGCACAGTAAAATCTGTTAGGAACAAATGGGCACCGGCAAAAATTAACGGCCAGTCTGTTCGATATCGTTACAGATTACCGCTTACGATGCAGTTCGAGTAA
- a CDS encoding PstS family phosphate ABC transporter substrate-binding protein: MKFKSVLIIFSLFALLLSCKKSDRVVDDPQQGEITIAADESFQSVAEALTSRYMALNPQTRINLVIKKEDLAFLDLLENKVRVIVMSRELSDSEKAAYKSKIDMDLLPAKFAADAVVFVVSKDTPRESISMEELKSELSSEDKNVIFDGTNSSNLNFVAQKFGVKPADLKFSIISGNKNIISEINKQPGKIGVVSLNTLSRPYDKNSEELRNSVKILSVNDGKSSYLPEISSIRNMKYPFTRVLYFITNEGYYGLGNGLIRFSCQQLGQIVVQKEGLQPYNIFPREVQMK, encoded by the coding sequence ATGAAATTTAAATCAGTTTTAATCATATTCAGTCTTTTTGCACTGTTATTATCCTGTAAAAAATCGGACCGTGTAGTAGATGACCCCCAGCAGGGCGAAATCACGATCGCGGCAGATGAGTCTTTTCAAAGTGTTGCCGAAGCGCTGACCAGCCGGTATATGGCATTGAACCCACAGACCAGGATTAATCTTGTTATTAAGAAAGAAGATCTTGCTTTTTTGGATCTTCTGGAAAATAAAGTTCGGGTGATAGTCATGTCGCGGGAACTAAGTGATAGCGAAAAAGCAGCCTATAAATCGAAAATTGATATGGATCTGTTGCCTGCTAAGTTCGCGGCCGATGCAGTCGTGTTTGTAGTTTCTAAAGATACCCCACGCGAGTCCATTTCGATGGAGGAACTTAAAAGCGAACTCAGTTCTGAAGACAAAAATGTTATTTTCGACGGAACCAATTCGAGTAATTTGAATTTCGTTGCTCAGAAATTTGGGGTTAAGCCTGCTGATCTTAAATTTTCAATCATTAGTGGTAATAAAAACATCATTAGTGAAATTAATAAGCAGCCTGGCAAAATCGGGGTGGTAAGTTTGAATACACTCAGCCGGCCGTATGATAAAAATTCTGAAGAACTTCGTAATTCGGTGAAGATTTTATCGGTGAATGACGGTAAAAGCAGTTACTTACCAGAAATTTCTTCCATCCGGAATATGAAATACCCATTTACGCGCGTTCTATACTTTATAACTAATGAAGGTTATTATGGTTTAGGTAACGGGCTGATTCGGTTTTCATGCCAACAACTCGGCCAGATTGTGGTACAGAAAGAAGGCCTTCAGCCTTATAATATCTTCCCCAGAGAAGTTCAAATGAAATAA
- a CDS encoding tetratricopeptide repeat protein, producing MNLTRKVALGIAAGFFSHFGFAQTLQEGVANADSHKYAKAKSVFTEMIAKSPSAENYFYLGNSYLMQFEPNFDLAQENFNKGLAADKKSYLNRIGLATIKLGKGDKSAVTEIQNIVKETKDKDPEVLYRAAEALTLFGGAATADAAIDLLNRAVEKSQKNGTPAYYYYTLGDAYRLKLTNSPQIAGSAMSAYDKALPVAQNKASVHTRIGTLWMQAQQWQRAKESIDRAIASDPTYAPAYKAKAAYSIKYQQNALATQDLLNYAKYADEDPDTQLEISKLFFTNEDYANSKTYLDKVFDKVNDPIKYKLRAYLLYADGDYTGAKSSMDQFVSKAEKSRVQPADQGLLGLISAGLAEKESDAAKKSSLLADAQQKIAIAKNAKDETMNWDLELVKIKGGGGVTQASVDAGPTNPQIEQLKKEVAMKPQDTDALFRLANAYQEAQNWNGAILSWQKMSGLLPDWAPAYYSQGYAYQQAGNNELAKNAYEKFIATVKPAEVEANKETLSYAYFAIAYLIKDSDVSKAKDYVAKSVQLNPGYQDAVNLNKSLNN from the coding sequence ATGAATTTAACAAGAAAAGTAGCGTTAGGTATAGCAGCTGGATTTTTTTCTCACTTCGGCTTCGCACAGACTCTTCAGGAGGGTGTAGCGAACGCTGACAGTCATAAATATGCAAAGGCAAAATCTGTATTTACAGAGATGATCGCAAAATCTCCGTCAGCAGAAAATTATTTCTATTTAGGTAATTCTTATTTGATGCAGTTCGAACCAAATTTCGATCTTGCACAGGAAAATTTTAATAAAGGTCTTGCAGCAGATAAGAAAAGTTATCTGAACAGGATCGGTTTGGCTACCATCAAATTAGGTAAAGGTGATAAATCTGCTGTCACTGAAATACAGAATATCGTAAAAGAGACGAAAGATAAAGACCCAGAAGTGTTATACAGAGCCGCGGAAGCCCTTACACTCTTCGGTGGAGCCGCAACTGCTGATGCAGCAATCGATCTACTGAATAGAGCAGTGGAGAAATCACAGAAGAACGGTACCCCTGCTTACTATTATTACACCCTCGGTGATGCTTACCGTCTGAAATTGACAAACAGTCCACAGATTGCAGGTTCTGCGATGTCGGCTTATGACAAAGCGCTGCCCGTAGCGCAAAACAAAGCTTCAGTACACACGCGTATCGGGACTTTATGGATGCAGGCACAGCAATGGCAGCGTGCAAAAGAGAGCATCGACCGTGCCATCGCATCAGACCCTACTTATGCCCCGGCTTATAAAGCTAAGGCAGCTTATAGTATCAAATATCAGCAAAACGCTTTGGCGACACAAGATCTATTGAACTATGCAAAATATGCAGATGAAGATCCGGATACGCAACTAGAAATCTCTAAACTCTTCTTCACTAATGAAGACTACGCGAATTCAAAAACCTATTTGGATAAAGTATTTGATAAAGTAAACGATCCTATTAAGTATAAACTAAGAGCGTACTTATTATATGCAGATGGTGATTACACTGGAGCAAAATCAAGCATGGATCAGTTCGTATCAAAAGCCGAAAAATCCAGAGTACAGCCAGCTGACCAAGGACTTTTAGGTCTTATATCAGCAGGGTTGGCTGAAAAGGAAAGCGATGCTGCTAAGAAATCGTCCTTACTTGCAGATGCACAACAGAAAATTGCCATAGCGAAAAACGCAAAAGACGAAACCATGAACTGGGATTTGGAATTGGTTAAAATCAAAGGCGGTGGCGGTGTGACGCAAGCCTCTGTAGATGCAGGCCCTACCAATCCACAGATTGAGCAGCTGAAGAAAGAAGTGGCGATGAAGCCTCAAGATACCGATGCTTTATTCCGCTTAGCAAATGCCTATCAGGAAGCTCAAAACTGGAACGGTGCCATTTTGTCTTGGCAAAAAATGAGCGGTTTGCTTCCAGATTGGGCACCGGCTTATTACAGTCAGGGTTACGCTTACCAGCAGGCCGGTAATAATGAACTTGCGAAAAATGCTTACGAAAAGTTTATCGCAACAGTAAAGCCTGCTGAGGTGGAAGCTAATAAAGAAACACTTTCTTACGCATATTTTGCTATAGCTTATCTTATTAAAGACAGCGATGTATCCAAAGCCAAAGACTACGTAGCGAAATCAGTTCAGTTAAACCCTGGATATCAGGATGCGGTTAACCTCAATAAGAGTCTTAACAATTAA